A window of the Brassica oleracea var. oleracea cultivar TO1000 chromosome C1, BOL, whole genome shotgun sequence genome harbors these coding sequences:
- the LOC106314204 gene encoding uncharacterized protein LOC106314204 translates to MERSDSRDLYNFARASSADQKSSVFDASQYDFFGKNLDEMSLGGLDDDEAIAPVLGLADADAYADDEYHLFDKAEAPGLGSLSDMDDLATTFAKLNRVVTGPKHPGVIGDRGSGSFSRESSSATDWTYDPELTSWLDERDQEANRWSAQPQSSAQPIYRTSSYPQQPPQLQHHNSEPIILPESAFTSFPPPASRSQHTSLGNLHRAPSLPGGSQFNFTPLSSSNSHLSGLPQWPQYSGNLTRHASCGPTLGNMAQPHWFTDPGLLQQQHQQLPPRNDLLAQHMMALQQRQSYAQLAAIQSQLYSSYPSPSSRKVPFGVGDVREQHKHKSSSHRSRKNKGISQQASSDAASQKSESGLQFRSKYMTSEEIESILKMKHSNSHSNDPYVNDYYHQARLAKKSRATISHFYPSQLKDHQPRSRNSSEQHQQVHVDALGKITLPYIRRPRALLEVDSSPGSNDKGSGKHLEQEPLVAARVTIEDALGVLIDIVDIDRHLQSTRPQDGGALVKRKRQILLEGLATALQLADPFSKTNQTAKDDVVFLRIATLPKGRKMLTKYIQLLVPGTEIARVVCMAIFRHLRFLFGGLPSDGLAAETVVSLAKAVTVCVQAMDLRALSACLAAVVCSSEQPPLRPIGSSAGDGASIVLISLLERAAEVVVVVPPRVNHDGLWRASFDEFFNLLTKYCRSKYETIRSQNQGSAADVLEVAIKREMPAELLRASIRHTSDDQRNYLLNFGRKPSAIISESASHATGGQINSESVRGLSKGEREVITNGA, encoded by the exons ATGGAGAGATCCGATTCCAGGGATTTATACAACTTTGCTCGCGCTTCCTCAG CAGATCAGAAGAGTTCGGTCTTTGACGCATCTCAGTATGATTTCTTTGGGAAAAATCTTGACGAAATGTCATTGGGAGGTTTAGACGATGATGAAGCGATCGCTCCTGTTCTCGGACTTGCTGATGCTGATGCTTATGCTGATGATGAGTATCACTTGTTTGATAAAGCAGAG GCTCCAGGTTTAGGATCATTATCCGACATGGATGATCTTGCCACTACTTTTGCAAAG CTAAACAGAGTTGTTACCGGACCTAAACACCCTGGTGTTATTGGTGACAGAGGTTCAGGATCCTTTTCAAGAGAGA GTTCTTCTGCTACGGATTGGACATACGATCCAGAGCTCACAAGCTGGTTGGACGAACGAGATCAAGAGGCTAATAGATGGTCCGCACAGCCACAATCATCTGCTCAACCAATTTACAGGACATCCTCCTATCCTCAGCAGCCACCGCAGCTCCAGCACCACAATAGCGAACCAATAATTTTACCAGAATCAGCTTTCACTTCCTTTCCTCCGCCTGCTAGCAGATCTCAGCACACTTCACTTGGAAATCTCCATCGTGCTCCTTCTCTTCCTGGTGGTTCTCAGTTCAATTTTACCCCGCTGTCAAGTTCTAATTCTCATCTTTCAGGATTGCCGCAGTGGCCTCAGTACAGTGGTAATTTGACTAGACATGCCTCGTGTGGCCCCACGCTTGGTAACATGGCGCAACCTCATTGGTTCACTGATCCTGGTCTTCTGCAACAACAGCACCAACAGTTGCCTCCTCGGAATGATCTTTTGGCACAGCACATGATGGCCCTCCAGCAGAGACAATCGTATGCTCAACTTGCTGCGATACAGTCCCAACTGTATAGTTCCTATCCTTCACCATCATCACGTAAAGTCCCTTTCGGTGTTGGTGACGTTAGGGAACAACACAAACACAAGTCATCATCTCACAGAAGTCGAAAGAACAAAGGCATCTCCCAACAGGCATCATCAGACGCAGCTAGTCAGAAGAGTGAAAGTGGATTGCAGTTTAGATCAAAATACATGACTTCTGAAGAAATAGAGAGTATACTCAAGATGAAGCACTCTAATTCGCACAGCAATGATCCTTACGTCAATGACTATTACCACCAAGCTCGCCTTGCCAAGAAGTCTAGAGCAACAATCTCACACTTCTACCCTTCTCAGCTGAAGGATCACCAGCCTCGGTCTCGTAATAGTTCTGAACAGCATCAACAAGTTCATGTAGATGCTCTTGGAAAGATTACACTTCCTTATATCCGCAGGCCACGTGCGTTGCTCGAGGTGGACTCTTCCCCTGGCTCTAATGATAAAGGCTCAGGGAAACATTTGGAGCAGGAACCTCTTGTGGCAGCTAGGGTTACAATTGAAGATGCACTTGGAGTTCTTATTGACATAGTTGACATTGACAGGCATCTCCAGTCCACAAGGCCTCAGGACGGAGGTGCTCTTGTCAAGAGAAAGCGGCAGATTCTCCTAGAAGGATTAGCCACAGCACTCCAACTTGCTGATCCGTTTAGCAAAACCAATCAGACTGCTAAGGATGATGTTGTCTTTCTCCGTATAGCGACTCTTCCGAAGGGCCGTAAAATGCTTACAAAGTACATACAGCTTCTGGTTCCAGGCACTGAGATTGCTCGAGTTGTCTGCATGGCTATATTCCGCCACTTGAGATTTTTATTTGGCGGCTTGCCTTCAGATGGTTTAGCAGCAGAGACGGTTGTGAGTCTTGCCAAAGCAGTCACGGTCTGCGTCCAAGCCATGGACCTACGAGCGCTGAGCGCTTGCCTTGCAGCTGTAGTGTGTTCCTCAGAGCAGCCGCCTCTGCGTCCTATTGGAAGCTCTGCTGGAGATGGTGCTTCAATTGTCTTGATATCTCTTCTCGAGAGAGCAGCTGAAGTTGTGGTGGTGGTTCCTCCTCGAGTCAATCATGATGGTCTATGGAGAGCGTCATTTGATGAGTTCTTCAACCTTCTTACCAAATACTGCAGGAGCAAGTATGAGACGATCCGCAGCCAGAACCAAGGGAGCGCAGCTGATGTTTTGGAGGTGGCGATAAAGAGGGAAATGCCTGCTGAGCTTTTACGAGCGAGCATCCGTCACACCAGTGACGACCAGAGGAACTATTTGTTGAACTTTGGCCGTAAACCGTCGGCTATTATTAGTGAGTCGGCGTCGCATGCAACGGGTGGGCAGATCAACTCTGAATCTGTGAGGGGTTTATCAAAAGGAGAGAGAGAAGTGATAACTAATGGGGCTTAG
- the LOC106344522 gene encoding OTU domain-containing protein DDB_G0284757-like isoform X1 encodes MDYEHNTNPFARASGSERAGGSTSASSSSSFSSSVADTDDDQTIARMLAEDESLRREGMLGKRLSHLDSIPHTPRINTKIPDINDATLDHDLLSVRLATYGLAELQMEGDGNCQFRALADQLFGNPDYHKHVRKHIVKQLKEQRKLYEGYVPMKYRHYTRKMKKSGEWGDHVTLQAAADRHNCSSKPRSAYSHHFGNNPTSRYFLITRTLFVRLGLASGAKCITILYTLVEMFPQENLGGSTGSSRIGSRFV; translated from the exons ATGGATTATGAACACAATACGAATCCATTTGCAAGGGCAAGTGGAAGTGAAAGAGCAGGGGGAAGTACAAGTGCGAGTTCCAGCTCCAGTTTTAGCAGCAGCGTGGCGGATACAGATGATGACCAAACCATTGCGCGTATGTTAGCTGAAGATGAGAGCTTAAGAAGAGAGGGCATGCTTGGGAAGAGACTCTCTCATTTAGATTCTATCCCT CACACTCCTCGGATTAACACTAAAATACCCGATATAAATGATGCAACATTAGACCATGACCTCCTCTCTGTGAG GTTGGCCACATATGGATTAGCTGAGCTACAGATGGAGGGGGATGGAAATTGCCAG TTCCGAGCTCTGGCAGACCAGCTTTTCGGCAATCCAGATTACCATAAGCATGTTAGGAAGCATATTGTAAAGCAG TTGAAAGAGCAACGAAAGTTATACGAAGGATATGTGCCGATGAAATACAGACACTACACCAGGAAGATGAAAAA ATCGGGTGAATGGGGAGATCACGTTACTCTTCAAGCTGCTGCAGATCGT CATAACTGTAGTTCGAAGCCAAGATCTGCTTACTCACATCATTTCGGGAACAATCCTACATCGAGATACTTCCTCATAACAAGAACCCTCTTCGTG AGGCTTGGCTTAGCTTCTGGAGCGAAGTGCATTACAATTCTCTATACTCTAGTGGAG ATGTTCCCACAAGAAAACCTAGGAGGAAGCACTGGCTCTTCTAGGATTGGATCCAGATTCGTATAA
- the LOC106344522 gene encoding OTU domain-containing protein DDB_G0284757-like isoform X3, with product MLAEDESLRREGMLGKRLSHLDSIPHTPRINTKIPDINDATLDHDLLSVRLATYGLAELQMEGDGNCQFRALADQLFGNPDYHKHVRKHIVKQLKEQRKLYEGYVPMKYRHYTRKMKKSGEWGDHVTLQAAADRHNCSSKPRSAYSHHFGNNPTSRYFLITRTLFVRLGLASGAKCITILYTLVEMFPQENLGGSTGSSRIGSRFV from the exons ATGTTAGCTGAAGATGAGAGCTTAAGAAGAGAGGGCATGCTTGGGAAGAGACTCTCTCATTTAGATTCTATCCCT CACACTCCTCGGATTAACACTAAAATACCCGATATAAATGATGCAACATTAGACCATGACCTCCTCTCTGTGAG GTTGGCCACATATGGATTAGCTGAGCTACAGATGGAGGGGGATGGAAATTGCCAG TTCCGAGCTCTGGCAGACCAGCTTTTCGGCAATCCAGATTACCATAAGCATGTTAGGAAGCATATTGTAAAGCAG TTGAAAGAGCAACGAAAGTTATACGAAGGATATGTGCCGATGAAATACAGACACTACACCAGGAAGATGAAAAA ATCGGGTGAATGGGGAGATCACGTTACTCTTCAAGCTGCTGCAGATCGT CATAACTGTAGTTCGAAGCCAAGATCTGCTTACTCACATCATTTCGGGAACAATCCTACATCGAGATACTTCCTCATAACAAGAACCCTCTTCGTG AGGCTTGGCTTAGCTTCTGGAGCGAAGTGCATTACAATTCTCTATACTCTAGTGGAG ATGTTCCCACAAGAAAACCTAGGAGGAAGCACTGGCTCTTCTAGGATTGGATCCAGATTCGTATAA
- the LOC106344522 gene encoding OTU domain-containing protein DDB_G0284757-like isoform X2: MDYEHNTNPFARASGSERAGGSTSASSSSSFSSSVADTDDDQTIARMLAEDESLRREGMLGKRLSHLDSIPHTPRINTKIPDINDATLDHDLLSVRLATYGLAELQMEGDGNCQFRALADQLFGNPDYHKHVRKHIVKQLKEQRKLYEGYVPMKYRHYTRKMKKSGEWGDHVTLQAAADRFEAKICLLTSFREQSYIEILPHNKNPLREAWLSFWSEVHYNSLYSSGDVPTRKPRRKHWLF, translated from the exons ATGGATTATGAACACAATACGAATCCATTTGCAAGGGCAAGTGGAAGTGAAAGAGCAGGGGGAAGTACAAGTGCGAGTTCCAGCTCCAGTTTTAGCAGCAGCGTGGCGGATACAGATGATGACCAAACCATTGCGCGTATGTTAGCTGAAGATGAGAGCTTAAGAAGAGAGGGCATGCTTGGGAAGAGACTCTCTCATTTAGATTCTATCCCT CACACTCCTCGGATTAACACTAAAATACCCGATATAAATGATGCAACATTAGACCATGACCTCCTCTCTGTGAG GTTGGCCACATATGGATTAGCTGAGCTACAGATGGAGGGGGATGGAAATTGCCAG TTCCGAGCTCTGGCAGACCAGCTTTTCGGCAATCCAGATTACCATAAGCATGTTAGGAAGCATATTGTAAAGCAG TTGAAAGAGCAACGAAAGTTATACGAAGGATATGTGCCGATGAAATACAGACACTACACCAGGAAGATGAAAAA ATCGGGTGAATGGGGAGATCACGTTACTCTTCAAGCTGCTGCAGATCGT TTCGAAGCCAAGATCTGCTTACTCACATCATTTCGGGAACAATCCTACATCGAGATACTTCCTCATAACAAGAACCCTCTTCGTG AGGCTTGGCTTAGCTTCTGGAGCGAAGTGCATTACAATTCTCTATACTCTAGTGGAG ATGTTCCCACAAGAAAACCTAGGAGGAAGCACTGGCTCTTCTAG